One window from the genome of Pelecanus crispus isolate bPelCri1 chromosome 13, bPelCri1.pri, whole genome shotgun sequence encodes:
- the LOC104036324 gene encoding phosphatidylinositol-3,5-bisphosphate 3-phosphatase MTMR8 isoform X1 → MEHITTPKVENVKLLDRYTNRKAANGTLYLTATHLIYVDASAEVRKETWILHHHIATVEKLPLTTAGYPLLIHCKNFHVAHFVIGQERDCHEVYTSLLKLSQPVKPEELYAFSYNPKMSKENREIGWKLIDLKVDYQRMGIPNEYWEITDVNKDYEVCNTYPPEIVVPRAANKAVVIGSSKFRSRGRIPVLSYLYKENNAAICRCSQPLSGFSARCLEDEQMLQAIREANPGSPFMYVVDTRPKLNAMANRAAGKGYENEDNYDNIRFKFIGIENIHVMRNSLQKLLEVCETKSPSMSDFLTGLENSGWLRHIKAVMDASVFLAKAVKDEKASVLVHCSDGWDRTAQVCSLASLLLDPFYRTFKGFMVLIEKEWIAMGHKFSHRCGHLDGDPKEVSPVFTQFVECVWQLMQQFPCAFEFNERFLLEIHDHVYSCQFGNFLGTCHKEREDLKIFEKTHSLWPFLLQKKQELRNPLYRGFTAYKELQPNTLPFSFQFWCGMYNRFDKGMHPKQCVLDHLLSCMSQKMKLEDNASELENKLPFLDGPLPSEACSISKVGRAASKTPMLNTPQDYEVGPPPLLSNGASAGDIDVMFDVDQKHKDNLSHHRDLRDLNDAIDVLDSEAKDGKPQHH, encoded by the exons ATGGAGCACATCACCACCCCCAAG gttgaaaatgtgaaattactAGATCGCTATACAAATAGGAAGGCAGCAAATGGGACGTTATACCTGACAGCTACCCACCTGATCTATGTAGAtgcttctgctgaagtcagaaaagaaacatgg ATTCTGCATCACCATATTGCAACTGTAGAAAAATTGCCCCTGACCACAGCTGGATATCCACTCCTTATTCACTGCAAGAACTTCCACGTGGCTCACTTTGTTATTGGGCAGGAACGTGACTGTCACGAAGTGTATACCTCATTGCTTAAACTTTCACAACCAG tgAAACCCGAAGAACTCTACGCTTTCTCTTATAATCCTAAAATGTCTAAAGAGAACCGGGAGATTGGATGGAAGCTGATTGATTTAAAAGTAGATTACCAGCGCATGGGAATTCCAAACGAGTATTGGGAAATAACGGATGTTAATAAAGACTATGAG GTTTGCAACACATATCCTCCAGAAATAGTGGTGCCTAGAGCTGCTAATAAGGCAGTGGTGATCGGAAGTTCAAAGTTCAGAAGCAGAGGGCGGATTCCAGTGCTTTCTTACttatataaagaaaacaat GCTGCCATATGTCGCTGTAGCCAGCCTCTCTCCGGCTTCAGCGCGCGCTGTCTGGAGGACGAACAAATGCTGCAGGCCATCAGAGAAGCCAACCCTGGGAGCCCCTTCATGTATGTTGTAGACACGAGGCCAAAG TTAAATGCCATGGCGAACCGAGCTGCTGGGAAAGGTTATGAGAATGAAGATAATTATGATAACATTCGCTTTAAATTTATTGGTATAGAAAACATCCATGTGATGCGGAACAGCTTGCAGAAACTCCTGGAAG TGTGTGAAACGAAGTCCCCCTCAATGAGCGATTTCCTCACTGGGCTGGAGAACTCAGGTTGGTTACGGCACATTAAGGCTGTGATGGATGCAAGCGTCTTTCTGGCCAAG GCTgtgaaagatgaaaaagctaGCGTGTTAGTCCACTGCTCTGATGGGTGGGATCGCACAGCGCAGGTCTGCTCCCTGGCTAGCCTCCTCTTAGACCCATTTTATAGGACTTTTAAAGGCTTCATG GTTCTAATAGAAAAGGAGTGGATTGCAATGGGCCACAAATTCTCACACAG GTGTGGCCATTTGGATGGTGACCCCAAAGAAGTATCCCCTGTCTTCACTCAGTTCGTTGAATGTGTCTGGCAGCTCATGCAGCAGTTCCCGTGCGCGTTTGAGTTTAATGAGCGTTTCCTTCTGGAAATCCATGACCATGTCTACTCCTGCCAGTTTGGCAACTTCCTCGGGACCTGTCATAAGGAGCGTGAGGATCTGAA AATCTTTGAGAAGACCCATTCTCTGTGGCCTTTCCTCTTACAGAAGAAGCAGGAATTGAGAAATCCTTTGTACAGGGGATTTACAGCTTACAAAGAGCTTCAACCAAACACACTACCTTTCAGTTTCCA GTTTTGGTGTGGGATGTATAATCGCTTTGACAAAGGAATGCATCCAAAACAGTGTGTGTTGGATCATCTGCTAAGCTGCATGAGCCAAAAGATGAAACTGGAGGACAATGCCTCTGAACTGGAAAAT AAACTTCCTTTCCTTGACGGTCCTTTGCCCAGTGAAGCTTGCTCCATATCCAAAGTAGGACGTGCTGCTTCAAAAACTCCGATGCTCAACACCCCTCAGGATTATGAAGTGGGACCACCTCCCTTGTTGAGCAACGGGGCCTCAGCAGGGGATATAGATGTCATGTTCGATGTGGACCAAAAGCACAAAGACAACCTGTCTCATCACCGGGACCTCCGTGATCTTAATGACGCCATTGACGTTTTAGACTCGGAAGCTAAGGATGGAAAGCCGCAGCACCATTGA
- the LOC104036324 gene encoding phosphatidylinositol-3,5-bisphosphate 3-phosphatase MTMR8 isoform X2, translating into MEHITTPKVENVKLLDRYTNRKAANGTLYLTATHLIYVDASAEVRKETWILHHHIATVEKLPLTTAGYPLLIHCKNFHVAHFVIGQERDCHEVYTSLLKLSQPVKPEELYAFSYNPKMSKENREIGWKLIDLKVDYQRMGIPNEYWEITDVNKDYEVCNTYPPEIVVPRAANKAVVIGSSKFRSRGRIPVLSYLYKENNAAICRCSQPLSGFSARCLEDEQMLQAIREANPGSPFMYVVDTRPKLNAMANRAAGKGYENEDNYDNIRFKFIGIENIHVMRNSLQKLLEVCETKSPSMSDFLTGLENSGWLRHIKAVMDASVFLAKAVKDEKASVLVHCSDGWDRTAQVCSLASLLLDPFYRTFKGFMVLIEKEWIAMGHKFSHRCGHLDGDPKEVSPVFTQFVECVWQLMQQFPCAFEFNERFLLEIHDHVYSCQFGNFLGTCHKEREDLKIFEKTHSLWPFLLQKKQELRNPLYRGFTAYKELQPNTLPFSFQFWCGMYNRFDKGMHPKQCVLDHLLSCMSQKMKLEDNASELENVREGSDRAAWWAPDIQPRSTHHSPVQLPERRSVAFVCAQGSTCNTLSMRIKKKSHKPKKKP; encoded by the exons ATGGAGCACATCACCACCCCCAAG gttgaaaatgtgaaattactAGATCGCTATACAAATAGGAAGGCAGCAAATGGGACGTTATACCTGACAGCTACCCACCTGATCTATGTAGAtgcttctgctgaagtcagaaaagaaacatgg ATTCTGCATCACCATATTGCAACTGTAGAAAAATTGCCCCTGACCACAGCTGGATATCCACTCCTTATTCACTGCAAGAACTTCCACGTGGCTCACTTTGTTATTGGGCAGGAACGTGACTGTCACGAAGTGTATACCTCATTGCTTAAACTTTCACAACCAG tgAAACCCGAAGAACTCTACGCTTTCTCTTATAATCCTAAAATGTCTAAAGAGAACCGGGAGATTGGATGGAAGCTGATTGATTTAAAAGTAGATTACCAGCGCATGGGAATTCCAAACGAGTATTGGGAAATAACGGATGTTAATAAAGACTATGAG GTTTGCAACACATATCCTCCAGAAATAGTGGTGCCTAGAGCTGCTAATAAGGCAGTGGTGATCGGAAGTTCAAAGTTCAGAAGCAGAGGGCGGATTCCAGTGCTTTCTTACttatataaagaaaacaat GCTGCCATATGTCGCTGTAGCCAGCCTCTCTCCGGCTTCAGCGCGCGCTGTCTGGAGGACGAACAAATGCTGCAGGCCATCAGAGAAGCCAACCCTGGGAGCCCCTTCATGTATGTTGTAGACACGAGGCCAAAG TTAAATGCCATGGCGAACCGAGCTGCTGGGAAAGGTTATGAGAATGAAGATAATTATGATAACATTCGCTTTAAATTTATTGGTATAGAAAACATCCATGTGATGCGGAACAGCTTGCAGAAACTCCTGGAAG TGTGTGAAACGAAGTCCCCCTCAATGAGCGATTTCCTCACTGGGCTGGAGAACTCAGGTTGGTTACGGCACATTAAGGCTGTGATGGATGCAAGCGTCTTTCTGGCCAAG GCTgtgaaagatgaaaaagctaGCGTGTTAGTCCACTGCTCTGATGGGTGGGATCGCACAGCGCAGGTCTGCTCCCTGGCTAGCCTCCTCTTAGACCCATTTTATAGGACTTTTAAAGGCTTCATG GTTCTAATAGAAAAGGAGTGGATTGCAATGGGCCACAAATTCTCACACAG GTGTGGCCATTTGGATGGTGACCCCAAAGAAGTATCCCCTGTCTTCACTCAGTTCGTTGAATGTGTCTGGCAGCTCATGCAGCAGTTCCCGTGCGCGTTTGAGTTTAATGAGCGTTTCCTTCTGGAAATCCATGACCATGTCTACTCCTGCCAGTTTGGCAACTTCCTCGGGACCTGTCATAAGGAGCGTGAGGATCTGAA AATCTTTGAGAAGACCCATTCTCTGTGGCCTTTCCTCTTACAGAAGAAGCAGGAATTGAGAAATCCTTTGTACAGGGGATTTACAGCTTACAAAGAGCTTCAACCAAACACACTACCTTTCAGTTTCCA GTTTTGGTGTGGGATGTATAATCGCTTTGACAAAGGAATGCATCCAAAACAGTGTGTGTTGGATCATCTGCTAAGCTGCATGAGCCAAAAGATGAAACTGGAGGACAATGCCTCTGAACTGGAAAATGTGA GG gaggggagtgatagggcagcttggtgggcacctgacatccagccaaggtcaacccaccacagtcctgtacagctgcctgaaaggagaaGTGTGGCTTTTGTTTGTGCTCAAGGCTCTACTTGCAATACCCTTTCTATgcgtattaaaaaaaaatcccacaaaccaaaaaaaaaaccctaa